ACCTCGAGGGGCAGTCGGCCACGTTCATGGCCAAGCCGTTCGCCGATCAGCCGGGCTCGTCCTGCCACATCCACACCTCGCTGTGGTCGCTCGACGGCCAGACACCGCTCAGCCCGGGCGACGCCGGCAACGGCATGAGCGGCGAGTTCCGGTCGTTCGTGGCCGGGCTGGTCAACCATCTGGCCGACGTCACGCTGCTGGGCGCGCCCAACATCAACAGCTACAAGCGCTACCAGCCCGAGTCGTGGGCGCCCACCGCCACGGTGTGGGCGCTCGACAATCGCACCGCCGGGCTGCGCCTGGTGGGCACGGGCCCCGGGCTGCGAATCGAAAGCCGCATCCCGGGCGCCGACGCCAACCCGTATCTGGCGTTCGCCGGGGTGATCGCCGCCGGGCTGGCCGGCATCGAGGAGGGGCTGGACTGCGGCCCGCCCTACGACGGCAACGCCTACGCCGCCGGTGCTGAAGGGGACACTGCGCTCACCCACGTGCCCTGGAACCTGCCCGATGCCACCGAGGCGTTCCGCAACTCCGAGGTGGCCCAGAAGGCCCTGGGCGAGGACGTGATGTTCCACCTGGCCCACGGGGCCGACGAGGAGTGGCGGGCCTTCCACCGGGAGGTCAGCGACTGGGAGTATCGCCGGGGCTATGAGCGGCTGTAACCCAGGCCCAGGGGGGGCGACCGGAGCGACCGGAGCGACCGGAGCGACCGGAGCGACCGCGTGATCGTCGACTGCGCCGTCTACCGCGACGGCGTCCGGCTGGGCGGCGACCGCACGCCCGAATCGGTGGCGGGTGAGCTGTCCACCCCGCCCCCCGACGAGCACGAACCCGGTGGCGCCGGTCACGACCCCGCCGAGGGCGGCGGCGTCGTGCCCCGCGAGTTCGCCTGGGTGGGCCTGGCCGACCCGCTCAGCTCCGAGCTGGCCCAGGTGCGGCGCGCCTTCGACATCCATCCGTTGACGATCGAGGATGCCCTGTCGCCCCGGGAACGGCCCAAGGTGGAGAGCATCGAGGGCACCCTGTCGATGGTGCTGCGTTCGGCCCGCTACCTCGATGCCACCGAGGAGGTGGAGTTTGGCCAGATCACCGTGCTGTTGGGCGACGACTTTGTCGTCGTGGTGCGCATCGGCGATGCCGTGCGCCTCGAGCCGGTGCGCCGCCGCTTGGAGGCCCATCCCGAGCGATTGCACTACGGGCCGGCGGCGGTGCTGGTGAGCATTCTCGATGAGGTGGTGGACGCCTACGGCCCGGTGCTCGACGGCATCGAGAACGACATCGACGAGGTGGAGACGCAGGTGTTCGCCCAGGGCGTTCGGCCCGGCCAACCCACCGAGCGGCTGTACTACCTGCTGCGCGAGGTGTTGCAGACCCAGCGGGCCACCAGCCCGGTGCGCGAGCAGGTGGCGGCGCTGATGGATGGCGACGAGCTGCCCGAGGGCACCAAGCCCTACCTGCGCGACGTGGCCGATCACCTGGCCGACGTGATCGATCGGGCCGCCAGCGCTCGGGCGCTGCTCAGCTCGGCGCTGGAGGCCAACCTCACCCAGGTGTCGCTGCGCCAGAACGAGGACATGCGCAAGATGTCGGCGTGGGTGTCGATCCTGGCGGTGCCGACGATGATCGCCGGCATCTACGGCATGAACTTCGACCACATGCCCGAGCTGGATTCCCGGTACGGGTATCCGTTGATCCTCGGCCTCATGGCGCTGATCTGCACGGCTCTCTATCGAGGGTTTCGGCGGTCAGGCTGGCTGTAGACGGATGGGTCGCCGAACCAGAAGTGAATCTCACGTCTCGCTCCTGTGGACACGCACTAGTCTGCTCGGACTTCCGCACCGAAACATCCCATGACGATATGGTTGGGGCTACGCGGTAAGGGGGGGTGCGGCGGCATTCGAAAGGCTTGTTCATGACATCACCACTTGGCCCCAGATCCACGGCCGTCATCGAGCGGCTGGGCGGCGTGCATCGTCGCGCCGTCATGGGCTCGCTCGACTCGCTGGCGTGGTTTTTCGCCGTGCTCGCCACCTCGTCGCTGGCCTTCGTCGAATCCCGCAAGGCGTTCGACGTCGGCAACGCCCTGCTGCTGGCCCTCCTCGCCGCCGGGTTGCAGATCGGTGCGGGCTGGGCCGCCGGCCTGTACCGAAAGGCCTGGCGCGCCGGCTCGGTCGAGGAGGTGCACCGGGTCGTCCGGGCCGCCACGATCACCACGATCGGCATGGTGCTGTGCACGCTGTTGCTCACCGACGCCCGCCGCCAGGTGGCCGCCGTGCTGCTGGCCGGCCCCCTGGCCGCCTTCATACAGCTGGGCGTGCGCCTGGTGCTGCGCTGGTCCGGCGAGCAACTGCGGGCGGCCGGCAACTCCCGCGATGGCAAGCGCCCTGCGCTGGTCTTCGGCGCCGGCACCGCGGGCAGCCGGGTGATCGACGCCATGTTGAACGAGGACTCCGATCTCTATCCGGTGGGCCTGCTCGACGACGACAGGCGGCTGGCCAACCTGCGGGTGCGGTCGGTGTCGGTGCACGGCACACGGGCCGACCTGGCCCGGG
Above is a window of Candidatus Microthrix subdominans DNA encoding:
- a CDS encoding magnesium and cobalt transport protein CorA, with protein sequence MIVDCAVYRDGVRLGGDRTPESVAGELSTPPPDEHEPGGAGHDPAEGGGVVPREFAWVGLADPLSSELAQVRRAFDIHPLTIEDALSPRERPKVESIEGTLSMVLRSARYLDATEEVEFGQITVLLGDDFVVVVRIGDAVRLEPVRRRLEAHPERLHYGPAAVLVSILDEVVDAYGPVLDGIENDIDEVETQVFAQGVRPGQPTERLYYLLREVLQTQRATSPVREQVAALMDGDELPEGTKPYLRDVADHLADVIDRAASARALLSSALEANLTQVSLRQNEDMRKMSAWVSILAVPTMIAGIYGMNFDHMPELDSRYGYPLILGLMALICTALYRGFRRSGWL